The following proteins are encoded in a genomic region of Opisthocomus hoazin isolate bOpiHoa1 chromosome 4, bOpiHoa1.hap1, whole genome shotgun sequence:
- the CRTAP gene encoding cartilage-associated protein, with amino-acid sequence MWLAVLAAALAAAGAQYERYSFRSFPRDELMPLESAYRYGLDQYSAENWPESVNYLEVSVRLYRLLRDSEAFCHRNCSAAGQPPPAAAPSAGGAAAELRLLAGVLRRAQCLRRCKQGLPAFRQAQPGRDLLDDFQRREPYKYLQFAYFKANNLPKAIAAAHTFLLKHPDDEMMQRNMAYYKSIPDAEEHVKDLETKPYENLFVRAVRAYNGDNWRTSISDMELALPDFFKAYDDCTAACEGSREIKDFKDFYLSIADHYIEVLACKVQCESNLTPIIGGFVVEKFVATMYHYLQFAYYKLNDMKNAASCAASYLLFDQKDEVMKRNMVYYQYHKDKWGLTEEDFQPRSEAVRYHNITTLQLEMYEFAKEHLMDDDEGEVVEFLDELLEVEEKKES; translated from the exons ATGTGGCTGGCGGTGctggcggcggcgctggcggcggcgggggcgcagTACGAGCGCTACAGCTTCCGCAGTTTCCCGCGGGACGAGCTGATGCCGCTCGAGTCCGCCTACCGCTACGGCCTGGACCAGTACAGCGCCGAGAACTGGCCGGAGAGCGTCAACTACCTGGAGGTCAGCGTGCGGCTCTACCGCCTGCTGCGCGACAGCGAAGCCTTCTGCCACCGCAACTGCagcgccgccgggcagcccccccccgccgccgccccctccgcCGGGGGAGCCGCGGCCGAGCTGCGCCTGCTGGCCGGGGTGCTGCGGCGGGCCCAGTGCCTGCGGCGCTGCAAGCAGGGGCTGCCCGCCTTCCGCCAGGCGCAGCCCGGCCGCGACCTGCTCGACGACTTCCAGCGCCGCGAGCCCTACAAGTACCTGCAGTTCGCCTACTTCAAG GCTAATAACCTTCCAAAAGCTATTGCAGCAGCTCACACGTTTCTTCTGAAGCATCCAGATGATGAAATGATGCAAAGAAATATGGCCTACTATAAGAGCATACCTGATGCTGAGGAGCATGTTAAAGACTTGGAGACAAAGCCTTATGAG AATCTCTTTGTCAGGGCTGTGAGAGCATACAACGGTGACAATTGGAGAACGTCCATCTCAGACATGGAACTGGCTCTTCCTGACTTCTTCAAAGCTTATGATGACTGTACAGCTGCCTGTGAAGGCTCCCGAGAGATCAAAGATTTTAAGGACTTCTATCTCTCCATAGCAG aTCATTATATTGAAGTCCTTGCATGCAAAGTGCAGTGCGAGAGTAATCTGACACCCATTATAGGAGGCTTTGTTGTTGAGAAATTTGTCGCCACCATGTACCATTACTTGCAGTTTGCTTATTATAAAT TGAACGACATGAAGAATGCAGCTTCTTGTGCTGCTAGTTACCTTCTGTTTGACCAGAAAGATGAAGTAATGAAACGGAACATGGTATATTATCAGTACCACAAAGACAAATGGGGACTTACAGAAGAGGATTTTCAGCCCAGATCG GAGGCAGTTCGATACCACAACATAACCACACTCCAGTTGGAGATGTATGAATTCGCAAAGGAACATCTGATGGATGATGATGAG